A stretch of the Rhinoderma darwinii isolate aRhiDar2 chromosome 3, aRhiDar2.hap1, whole genome shotgun sequence genome encodes the following:
- the PFN3 gene encoding profilin-3, which produces MYPMGEWRTYITTFLKEEQVEDMAIVDYTNNRRVWASKPGGLLAAISPLEVGLIIGQDRRAFLQTGITIAGTKCCMVRDNLLVPNDCVMDLRSKDKDYQSICIGMSSKVLIFIMGKKGVHGGILNKRMHDIIKALNI; this is translated from the coding sequence ATGTACCCCATGGGAGAGTGGAGAACATATATAACTACTTTTCTCAAAGAAGAGCAAGTGGAGGACATGGCAATTGTAGACTATACAAACAACCGTCGTGTGTGGGCATCTAAGCCTGGTGGTCTTTTGGCTGCTATCTCCCCTCTTGAGGTTGGACTAATCATCGGACAAGATCGGAGAGCTTTCTTGCAGACAGGCATTACCATAGCTGGGACAAAATGCTGCATGGTACGAGACAACCTGCTAGTCCCTAATGATTGCGTGATGGACTTAAGATCAAAGGATAAAGATTACCAGTCCATTTGCATTGGCATGTCCTCCAAGGTCCTGATATTTATAATGGGGAAGAAAGGTGTACATGGCGGCATCCTGAATAAAAGAATGCATGATATAATCAAGGCCTTAAACATTTAG